CGTCGGCCGGCGGATTCAAGGCCAGGTCGAGTGCTGCCACGGGTCCGAGCCCCGACGCGGCCCACACGATGATCAGCGGGAACACGAGGCGCATGCCGAAGACGGCGATGAGGACACCGATGGTGAGGAAGATCTTCTGCCAGAACTCGTTCATCCGCTGCAACACGGTCGCGTTGATGACCGCGTTGTCGAACGACAACGACACTTCCAGGACACCGAGGATGGCGGCGAGGAGGAGGGCCTGGGGACCGCCGTAGAGGAAGGCGACGACCAGGGCTACAACTGTTACGGCAAACGATGCGCCGAATATGCGCATAACCACGGACGTGGCCTTTCTCTATACGGGTGGAACGATCGGTGGGATGCCCATCGTGGCGAGCATCCCACCGAGGATGTCCTGGAGGAAACGAGGATCAGGCGACGTTGACGCCGTAGTCCAGCGCGATACCGCGCAGGCCGGACGCGTATCCCTGGCCGACGGCGCGGAACTTCCACTCGTTGTTGTAGCGGTACACCTCGCCGAAGATCATGGCCGTCTCCGTGGAGGCGTCCTCGGTGAGGTCGTAGCGAGCCAGCTCAAGGCCGGTGACACGGTCGACGATCCGGATGTACGCATTGCGAACGTGGCCGAAGGACTGTCCGCGGACATCGGCGTCGTAGATCGACACCGCGAAGAAGATGTTCGTGGCCTCCGGCGGCAGAGCGGCGAGGTCGACGTGGATCGACTCGTCGTCGCCGTCGCCATCACCGGTGAGGTTGTCGCCGGTGTGCTCGACCGTGCCGTCGGGGGAGGAGAGGTTGCCGTAGAAGACGAAGTGCTTGTCGGAAAGGACCTTGAGGTTCTGCCCGGTGATCAGCGCGGACGCATCGAGGTCGTAGGGAGCACCGGTGGTGGTGCGCTCGTCCCAGCCGAGACCGACCGTGATGGCGGTGAGATTGTCCGTGGCCTTGGACAGGGAGACGTTTCCGCCTTTTGCGAGTGAGACGCTCATACGAATCCTTTCGAAAAGCTGCACAGAAGGAGGTGCAGGGTGCTGCTCCTGAGTGCGTTACTGGGTTCCTACCGGCCAAGGGGTCGGTACGTATGCGGGACGAATCAGGGGCGAACGCCCGTGATCCGTGGAGCGCGCCAGAGTCGTTCTCTGGACGCGTGTTGATGACCAATCAACCACGTCGTACGGGCGGAACTCCTTCTACTGCTGCAACTTCCGGAGACGGCGTGCGCAGGGATCGCCGCGTCGCGTCGTCATCTCCAGCCCCCGACAGACTGACGTGCGAAAACATAGCAGGTCCGACTTGTTGCCGGAAGCAAAGGTCCACCCGAGTGTCGTGGAATTTCGGTCACCGGTGCATTTCGGCGCCAGCGTTCCAAGATCGAAGACTTGAACGTAACGATTCACAGGTGGGAAAAGATGTAGGGCATGTCGTGGAAAGGAGCGTTACGGGAGGTCGACGCCCGATCGGTATACCCGCGAGGGTGTTGTCGTATCCACTATCTATTGTGGTCAGCGATTGCTTCGTGCCGGAAACGGAGCGTCGTCGCAGGAGCGGGGTGGTTGTGGATTCGAGGGAGAACGATCCTGAACTGAAGGATCGCGTCCAACGTCTGTTGACCTTCTTGTCCGAACTCGTCAAAGCTCGTAGTGCGCCGGTCCGGCTTCTGGAGAAGCACAGAGGCACGTTCTCGCTCGACGAGGGGAATGTTGCTATCGGCCTGCGTACGGACGCAGCAGCCGGTGACATCGTGCTCAAGGCGCGACGGGTCCACCTCGAAGAGCCTCCGCTGCCCCCCGAGCGGATTGCGTCGTGGGTGCGTGGCGACATCGGCGACTCGAACGCAGAGCCCACCCTCGCTCCGGATGCTCCGGCGCCCGGTGACTTCGACGCATGGCTGCAGCAATGGCGTGCCTGGGCCGCCGTCGATCGGGAACGGCGCCCGGCCTGGCGCCTCTACACGTTCCTTCAGCGAGCGA
This region of Rhodococcus sp. Z13 genomic DNA includes:
- a CDS encoding TerD family protein; its protein translation is MSVSLAKGGNVSLSKATDNLTAITVGLGWDERTTTGAPYDLDASALITGQNLKVLSDKHFVFYGNLSSPDGTVEHTGDNLTGDGDGDDESIHVDLAALPPEATNIFFAVSIYDADVRGQSFGHVRNAYIRIVDRVTGLELARYDLTEDASTETAMIFGEVYRYNNEWKFRAVGQGYASGLRGIALDYGVNVA